The Tessaracoccus flavus genome includes the window CCAGGTTGAAGACCTCCTCGAGCTCGAGGAAACCCTCGTCGGGCGCGGTGTCGAGGTCGAGGAAGAACTCCCGCATCTCCGACTGCCACCGGGCATTGACCTCCGTCGCCGCCATAGCCCTCTGGGCCTGACCCAGATCCTCCGATTCGACGTAGCCGATCAGCAGGCGTCGGGGCGAAGGAACAGGGAGTAGTTGTGCCAGCCTGCAGGCTTGAGCGCGCGCACCATGTCGGGCCAGACGGCAGCATGCCGCCGCTTGTACTCGTCCAGTCGCTCCGGATCCACCTGTAGCTGGAAACAGTGACGCTTCATCGGCTCGATACCCCGTCCGGCACAGCTCTACGTTGAGTCTGAGTGAAACGATTCACAGACAGCTACCCGAGTTCACGGCGCGGACCGGTCGGCGCGCCCCTGCCATCACGTTCCTCATGAACCACGGGCTCATCGTCGCGGGCGATGACCCGGAGAAGATTCGCGCCCAGAGTCACGAGGTGTTGGAGCGCATCAAGCAGGCGGTCGCGGAGGCGCGCCCCGACCTGACCGACGTCTCCGAAGCGTTCCGCTCCGCCGTCGGCGGCGACGTCGTCGCTACGGACGCCAGCGTTGTGGCCGTCGCCTTCCCGATGACGGAGGCGGGCGCCCGATTCCTCGTCGAGGGCCCGCTCATCCCGGATCAGATCGTGTACTCAGGCTCCTTCCCCGTGGTCATCAGCGAGGGCGACGACGTGGCTGCGGTCGTGGAGCGCCACCGGGAGCGCCACGGCATCGATCCGATCGTCATGGTCGCGCCGGGGCTGGGGGTCGCTGCCGTCGGCGCCAGCGCAAAGCAGGCCCGGACCGCCGTTGAGGTGTACGTGGACGCGTTGACCGTCGGCCAGGCGGCGAGCGCGCTCGGCAGCGTCAGGGCCCTGGACGACGCCGAGCGCCGGTTCATCGAGACCTGGGAGGCCGAGGCCTACCGCCAGCAGGTGGCCTCGCAGTAGTTCGTCTCCTACTCGGCTCGCAGCTGTTCCATGAGCGCTCCGCCGAGGTACCCGACGCCGCGGTAGAAGTCGGTCTCGGCACCTTCGACGACCATCCGGAAGAGGTTCGGTGCCCACTGCACTAGGTGGTCGCGGATGAAGCGGTCAGCGACGGCCAGAACATCCTGGGCGCTCTCCCCAGCGTCCAACAGCTCGACGGCACGGAGGTAGGCGGCCGCCACAAACTCGAGCTCCAGCCCGATGTGGTCGTCGGGCTCCTTGTTCAGCCGCGGGGCCTGCAACCCGAGCTCCCGGTACGCCGCACGCACCTGGAGTGTCTCCGCCTCGAACTTCAGGCCTTCCCTGGAGCGGTGGACGGACTCGAATGGGTTCGCCTTGGCGCGCCCGGCACCGCCGAAAAGCCGCTGATGGTCGATCCGGATGGCCTCGTCGTCCTCCCGGGACGCCGCCAGCAGCTCGAGCCCCTCCTGCGCCCCTTCCGGGGTGGGCCAGTCCGCCAACCGCTCCGGGTCGCGCAGCGCCGCCACCACGTCTGCGGAGGGGGCGGTCAGCAGCAACCGCGACAACACGGTCAGCGCCGCCGCACGGCGGTCCAGATCAACAGCATCCATGGCCCGATCCTATGATTGGGGCAAGCCGAGGAGGGAGTGGGGATGTCCGAAGCCAGCCACGCCGCCATCCTCCGCTGGCTAGACGCCGCCGAACCCGCCGAGATCACACTGAGTTGCGCGGAATCCCCCTTGCCGGGAGCCGTGATCCTGGACCGTTGCCTGGCCGAGGTTCCCGCCGCCTGGGTCGCCGAGCTCGCCACGCACTGCCCCGTCCGCGCCGCCGTCGACCACTGCGCGCGCCCCGAGGTCGCGCGTAGCCGGCTCGCGGAGTTGGCCTCCGTCACCACAGCCATCACCCTCGACGGTGGGCCGAGCAGCGGCCACCCGGTGCGCTACACGCATCCCCCCGCCCGCCGACGTGCCCTGTTCGGCCTCGGATCGACGACCCCCGCCCCGAGCGGCACGCTGGCAGAGCGCTTGGCGGCCGCCTTGTCCAGGCTTCCGCTCACCCTCGAGGCGGAGAGCCCCGCCGCCAGATTGCGCATCACCCGCGACTGCACCGCGTGCGGTCTGTGCGCACGCAGCTGCCCCCACGGTGCCCTGGGCTTCGCCGTCGTCGAGGGCGTGGCCGCCATCCACCACAAGCTCGACGCCTGCCAGGGGGATGGCACGTGCGTGGCCGTGTGCCCCGAGGACGCCATCGTCAGGGACGGCACCCACCGGTGGGCGGAGGTGCGGGACCACCCGGTGGTTGAGGTGACCGCACTGCCGGTGCTCCGTTGTGGGAAGTGCAACGCACCCTTCGCTGACAACTCCGACACGCCCTCCGCCCTGTGCCCGGTGTGCCGGGTGACAGCCGCCGAGCCCTTCGGGGTGCACCTGACTCCCACCGCTCGAGCCCTCCTGGAGCGTCGACGCCGGGGCGGCGCAGACACGCGGTAGCAGTTCGGCCCCCGCCCGACACCGACCCCCAGCTTGCACTACGATCCGTAGTAGTGAGCTGAGGAGGGTCCCATGACCGAACTGGGTGGTCTCGTCCGGGAGGTGGCCGAGAGCCGCCTGGATCGTCGGAGTTTCGTGGCGTGGAGCGCGGTGGTGGGCGGTTCCGCAGCCCTCACCTCGTGCGGAACGGGCACCGATAATCAGCCCGCCCCCGGGGAGAACGACGCCGAGACCCGCGTGTGGAGCGCCTGCACCGTCAACTGCGGCAGCCGCTGTCCGCTGCAGCTGGTCGTGAAGGACGGCACCATCGTGCGGATCGATCCGGACGACACGGGCGACGACGAGCTGGGCACCCAACAGGTGCGGGCATGCGTGCGCGGCCGCGCGATCCGGCAGCGGATCTACTCTCCGGAGCGGCTGACGAAGCCTCTGCGGCGCACGGGCAAGCGCGGCGAGGACAAATGGGAGGAGATCTCCTGGGATGAGGCCTTCACCCTCATCGCCGACAAGTTGCAGCAACTGATCGCCGACTACGGCAACGAGTCGATCTACCTCAACTACGGCACCGGCGTGATCGGCGCGACGATCGCGACCTCCTGGCCGCCGCGCGCCACCGCGATCGCCCGTCTCATGAACTGCGTCGGCGGCTACCTCGACCACTACAACGACTACTCGGCCGGGAACATCGAGGCCGCCGTGGACTTCCACTACGGCTACTGGCAGGGCTCCAACTCCAACGACGACACGGTGAACTCGAAGCTCGTCGTCATGTTCGGCAACAACCCGCACGAGACGCGCATGTCCGGCGGCGGCGAGGTCTTCGTGACCCGCAAGGCCAAGGAACTCTCCGGCCACCGCGTGATCGTCATCGATCCGCGCCAGTCCGAGACCGCCATGAACCTCGCCGACGAATGGGTGCCCGTCCGTCCCGGCACCGATGCCGCGCTGGTGGCTGGCATGGCACACGTCATGATCAGCGAGAACCTCCACGACAAGGCGTTCCTCGACAAGTATTGCTCCGGCTTCGACGAGGCCCACATGCCCGACGGCGTGCCCGCGAACATGAGCTACGAGTCCTACATCATGGGCCGTAGCGAGGACGGCATCGAGAAGACGCCCGAGTGGGCGGCCGCGGTCACCGGCTACCCGGCCGACAAGATCCGCGCGCTCGCGCGGGAGATCGCCACCACGAAGCCCTGCGCCGTCAACCAGGGCTGGGGCATCCAGCGCCACTCCAACGGCGAGAACCAGTCCCGCGCGCCGATGATGCTCGCCGCCCTGATCGGCCAGATCGGCATCCCCGGCGGCGGCACGGGCGAGCGCGAGTCGTCGGCCAACATCGGCATGCCCGGCTTGCCGGTGCTCGAGAACCCGGTGCGCCCCGTCATCTCGTTCTACCGCTGGACCGAGGCGATCCTCAACGGCAAGGGCTGGGGCTACCAACAGGGCGTCAGAGACCTGCAGAACCTCAACTCCAACGCCAACGTCAAGCACGACATCACGCTGAACTCGAACATCAAGTTCATCTGGAATTACGGCTCCAACTCGCTGGTCAACCAGCACGGCGACATCAACCGCACCATCGAGATCCTCTCCGACGAATCCCTCTGCGAGATGATCGTCGTCATCGACAACCAGATGACGGTCAGCGCCCGCTACGCGGACATCGTGTTGCCCGACGTCACGACGGCCGAGCAGAGCGACATCATCCAGCAGGGCTCGGCCGGCAACCTCGGCTACTCGATCTTCGCCAGCCGGGCTATCGAGCCGGTCGGCGACTCGATGCCGATCTACGACCAGCTCACCGGAATTGCGGAGAAGCTTGGCGTCAAGGAGAAGTTCACCGAGGGCCGCACCCAGGATGAGTGGCTCGACTGGATCCTCGACCAGGCGCGGGCTGGAAACATCCCCGACCTCCCGCCCAATGACGAGTTCAAGAAGATGGGGATGTTCCGCAAGACGCTCGAGCCCGTCATCGGCATGAAGGCGTTCCGCGACGACCCCGACGCCAATCCCCTGACGACGCCGTCGGGCAAGATCGAGCTGTTCTCGTCGAACCTGTACGCCATGAGCCTGGACTGGGAGATGGAGGAGGGCAACCGCATCGATCCCCTGCCGGTGTACTGGCAGGCCCGGGAACTGCCGGGCGATCCGCTCCAGGAGAAGTACCCGTTCCAGTGCATCGGCCACCACTACAAGGCCCGCACGCACTCGTCGTACGGCAACAGCCCGTGGCTCAAGGAAGCCCACCCCCAGAACGTGTGGATCAACGATCTAGACGCCAAGCGCCGCGGCATCCGCAACGGCGATCAGGTGCGCGTCTTCAACGACCGCGGCGAGACCCGGCTGCCTGCCTTCGTCACGAAGCGCATCATGCCGGGCGTGCTGTCCATCCCGCAGGGCGCCTGGTACAAGCCGACGTCGGTCGGTGGACTGGACGAGGGCGGCTCGGTCAACATCCTGACCAGCCTCCACCCGACGCCCTACGCCAAGGGCAACGGCCAGCACTCGGCGCTGGTCGACATCGAGAGGGCGTGACGACATGGCACAGATGGGTTTCTACTTCGACCAATCGCGCTGCACCGGGTGTGCGGCCTGCAGCATCGCCTGCAAGGACAAGCACGACCTCCCGGTGGGGGTGAGCTGGCGCCGCATCGTCCAGTACACGACAGGCACCTGGCGGGAGAACGCCGACGGCACGGCCTCCCCTGACGTCGCGACGTACTACTCGTCCATCTCCTGCAACCACTGCGACGACGCCATCTGCGTGGAGGTCTGCCCGTCGACGGCGATGCGCAAGGGCGACGACGGCATCGTGTTCGTCGACCCGGAGGTCTGCATCGGCTGTCGCTACTGCGAGATGGCCTGCCCGTACTCGGCCCCCAGTTCAACCCGGAGTCCGGCGTGATGACCAAGTGCGATCTGTGTCGTGACAGGTTGGCCGTCGGTGAGAAGCCCGCGTGTGTCGCGGCCTGCCCCTCGCGGGCCCTGGACTTCGGCGAGATCGAAGACCTGCGCCAGCGCTACGGCAGCGAGGCCGGGATCGAACCCCTCCCCGATCCACGCATCACCCAGCCCAACCTGGTGATCAAGCCGCATCCTGCGGCGCAGAGTTCCGGCCAGGGCACTGGCCGCATCGAATCAATGACAAGGGTGGACTGACATGTTGCACGAGCTTCCTCTGGTGATCTTCACGATCTTCGCACAGATGTCGGTCGGTTCCTTCGTCGCGCTCGGCGTCATCCAACTGCTGGGGGCCAGGGTCCCGGCCGGCACGATGGAGAAGGTCACCCGCCCCGCTCTCTACGCGATCGGCCCTCTCCTCGTCCTCGGCCTCGCGGCGTCGACGATGCACCTGGGCTCCCCGCTGCGCGCGCCCAACGCCATCCTCCACTGGCAGGAGAGCTGGCTGAGCCGCGAGATCCTTCTGGGAATCGCGTTCCTCGTCCTGGGGGCGGCGTTTGCCATCACGGAGTGGTTCAAGCTGTTTCACTTCCGGCTCCGGCAGGCACTCGCCGCTGCCACGGCGGTGGTGGGTCTGCTGCTGGTCTACGCGATCTCGCAGGTGTACTCGCTGCGCACCGTGCCGGCCTGGGCCACGTCGTTCACCGCCATCCGGTTCTTCACCACCACGTTGCTGCTCGGCGGCCTCGCCGTCGCCGCGGCCCTTGTATTGACCGCCTTCTTCCGGGTGCGCAAGGGCGACGTGGATGAGTCGGCCATGCGCCTCCTGACCAACTCCGTGAGGGGCATCGCGTTCGCCTCACTTCTACTGATGGCGGTCAAGGCGATCGTCTGGCCCTTCTACACCAGCTGGTTGGCGAACCACCCCGAGCCTGCCGCCCAGGAATCGCTGCGCGTTCTGTACGAGCAGTACGGCGTCTGGAGCGGCGTGCAGGCGGCCGCGGTGCTGCTGGGTCTGGCTCTGCTGGGCTTCCTGCTCTACCGGCTCTCCGGGGGGCACGCTGGTCGACGGTTGCTGCCCACCATCGCGCTGGTGACGTTCGCCATCGTGTTCATCGGCGAGTTCGTCGGACGGATGCTGTTCTACGTCAGCATGGTCCGTACCGGCATCTGACGAAGGACCCCTGATGGCACGGCCAACCGACGACATCGAACTCTGGCACGCCTGGTTGGCCAACGCCACCGACGAGGTGGGGGGCAGCGTCGCGGAGATCCCGATCGACGCGCTCCTCGACCTGGCCGCGGCGGTTGCCAACGACGTCGCACGCCCCATGGCCCCCGTCAGCGCCTTCGTGGCGGGACTTGCTGCGGGCCGCGGCGCCGACGCCGAGGCAGTGGCCTCGGCTCTGACACGGCTGGCCAAGGCGTGGCCGGAGAAAGGGACGGGTAGGAACCTTCCTAGCAGCAGGTAGGGTGTTCCGAGTCAGATCCTATGACGGCGCGGCAGACCCGAGGGCCTCCACGGGATGCCCGTGCGTGCGATCAAGGTCGTTCTGACCGGCACCCTCCTCCGGCCTGCGCGCGGGACCGACTAGGGTTTCCACGTGATCACCGGAGAGCTCAAGAGCAAGATCGACCGCGTCTGGGACGCCTTCTGGTCAGGGGGCATCAGCAACCCGCTCGAGGTCATCGAGCAGATCACCTATCTACTGTTCGTCCGCCGCCTCGACGACATCCACACGCTCGCCGAGAAGCGCGCCCGCCGCATCGGCGGACTTGAGGGTGCTGTGTTCACCGAGTCGCAGGAGCACCTGCGGTGGAAGAACCTGAAGAATCTGGAGCCCGCGCAGATGCACGCGACGGTCGCGGACGAGGTCTTCCCCTTCCTCCGCACCCTGGGCGGTGACGGATCCACGTACTCCGAGCACATGCGTGATGCAAGGTTCACCATCCCCACCCCCGCGCTCCTCAGCCGCGTCGTCGACATGCTCGACGGCATCGCCATGGACGACCGGGACACCAACGGCGACCTCTACGAGTACCTGCTGTCCAAGATCGCCAGCGCCGGCGTCAACGGCCAGTTCCGCACCCCTCGCCACATCATCCAGCTCATGGTCGACATGACCGCGCCCCGCCCCGACGACGAGATCTGCGACCCCGCCTGCGGCACCGCAGGTTTCCTCATCGCCGCGAGCGAATACATCCGCCACCAGCACCCCGAGGCGCTCCTCGACGCCACCCAGCGACGGCACTTCCACCACTCGATGTTCCACGGCTACGACTTCGACGCCACCATGCTGCGCATCGGCAGCATGAACATGCTGCTGCACGGCATCGAGGCTCCGGACATCCGCTACCGCGACTCGCTCTCCGAGGGCGCCAGCGGCGACGCGGAGAAGTACTCGCTGATTCTCGCCAACCCTCCCTTCGCCGGCTCGCTGGACTACGAGTCCACCGCCAAGGACCTGCAGCGGATCGTCAAGACGAAGAAGACTGAGCTGCTGTTCATGGCGCTGTTCCTCAAGCTACTCAAGCCCGGCGGCCGGGCAGCAGTCATCGTGCCCGACGGCGTCCTCTTCGGCTCCTCGAAGGCCCACAAGGACCTGCGGCGGGCCCTGGTGGAGGACCAGAAGCTCGACGCCGTGGTCAAGCTGCCGTCCGGCGTGTTCCGGCCCTACGCGGGGGTGTCGACGGCGATCCTGTTCTTCACCAAGACCGACAGCGGCGGCACCGACGACGTGTGGTTCTACGACGTCCAGGCCGACGGATTCTCCCTCGACGACAAGCGCAACCCGGTGGAGGCCAACGACCTGCCGGATGTACTGGAGCGCTGGCAGTCGCTGGCGAAGCCGGACAGCCCTGAGCGGGGGAGGGCGCGCACCGAGCAGTCATTCCTGGTGCCCAAGGCCGACATTGTCGCGCAGGGCTACGACCTCAGCATCAACCGCTACAAGGAGATCGTCCACGACGAGGAGGAGCACCGCCCGCCGTTGGAGATCATCGCGGACATCGAGACGTTGGAGGCCGAGATCTCGGCGGGGATCGCGGAGCTGAAGGCGATGCTGTCGTGAGGATGGTGCCGCTGGGGGAGGTCGTGCAGTTCACTAACGGTGGTACGCCTGCCCGGTCCAATTCGGAGTTCTGGGAGGGCGACATTCCGTGGATTACCGGTGCAGACATAACGGACGGAGGGGCAGTCTCAGCGCGCTCGTTCATCTCTCAGGCCGCGGTGGCCCGCTCCTCAACGCAGGTCCTGCCCGAAGGTACCGTCTTGCTCCTAACCCGCACCAGTGTGGGCAAAGTCGCAATACTGCCGCGGCCAATGGCGATCAACCAGGACATCACCGGCATCACACCATCCCAAGCGGTCGACACTCGATACCTAATGCACTTCCTCAGAGCGAGCAAACCACAGCTGCTCCGGAATCTCCGCGGGGCAACTATCCAAGGCGTAACACGCCAGGACGTCGGTTCCCTGGAGTTTCCGCTCGCCCCGCTGATGCAGCAGAGGCGGATCGCGGCGATTCTCGACAAGGCAGACGCCGTCCGCGCCAAGCGCCGCCAGGTCCTCGCCCACCTCGACACGCTCAGCCAGTCGATCTTTAACGATATGTTCGCTGGTGAGCATCAGTCGGCCTCTCTGGGTGACCTGATTTCCTCTGGCCCCACCAACGGCCTGTACCGTCCAGAGAAGGACTACGGATTCGGAACTCCCATCCTGCGGATCGACAGCTTCCATGGCGGTGAAATTCATGCCAAGCCTCTCCGTCGCGTTGCGATCAGTTCTGATCTGATCGGCACATACAGCCTTAGGCCCGGCGATATTGTGGTCAACAGGGTTAACAGCATGTCACATCTTGGAAAGTCTGCGCTGGTTCGTTCGTTGGATGAGGAGACGGTCTTCGAGTCCAATATGATGCGCCTGCGAGTTGACTCCGGATCAGTCCTGCCCGAATACGTTCACGGCTGGCTTCAGACCCACGAGTCCAAAGCTCAGATCTTGGCGAAGGCGAAGCAGGCCATTAATCAAGCGAGCATAAACCAGACCGATGTGAAGTCTCTCATCCTCCCACTTCCGCCCCTTAGCGCACAAGCCGAGTACGCGTCGGTTGTGCACAAGATTCGGGAGCAGAGCCACCTTTCCTCAAGGGGGCACCTAGAGGCGCTTGTACGCTCCCTTCAGTCACGCGCGTTCAAGGGGGAACTCTGATGTCCATGCCCACGTGGCAACAGTTCATGGCCCCAGTACTTCGGGTGTTACTGGATGGCCGGCCGATCCGGCGGCGCGAGTTGTACGAGCTGGTGGCGGACGCAGTCAGGATCTCCGAGGAGCAGCGCGCCGAGTTGCTGTCGTCAGGCCAGGTCAAGTTCGAGAACCGGATCGGCTGGGCAACGTCGTACCTCAATCGGGTGGGGGCGCTGGACCGACCTCAGCGCGCCACCTACCAGATCACTGACCAGGGTCGCGGGCTCCTTGCCCGTCACCCGGATGGCATCGAGGAGCGACACCTCGGCGAGCTGACGCCCGGCGGGGTTCTGGAGTGGCGGCAGCCCAGGCGCGCGGCCACTCCTGAGGTCGACGTCGACCTCGCGCCCGTGGAGACAGAACTCGACCCGGTGGAGCAGGTGTCAGAGGGCATTGCGCGCATTCAGGCCGATGTTGCCGCCGACCTGCTGGCCCGTCTGCACGCTCAGGCTCCCACGTTCTTCGAGAAGGTCGTCGTCGACCTCCTCGTCGCCATGGGGTACGGCGGCGCCGGCGGCCGGGAGACCGTCACGCAGGCGTCGAACGACGGCGGCATCGACGGCGTGATCGACCAGGACGCGCTCGGCCTCAACCGCGTCTACGTTCAGGCCAAGCGCTACGCCCTCGACAGCTCCGTCGGGAGGCCCGAGGTGCAGGCGTTCGTCGGAGCGTTGAGCGGGCGCGCGGACGGAGGGGTGTTCATCACCACGGCGCGCTTCTCGTCCGGCGCCCAGGAGTACGCCCGCACCGCTCACTCGCGGATCATCCTCATCGACGGTGCGCGGCTGGCGTCGCTGATGATCCGCTACGGCGTCGGAGTGCAGGTGAAGCAGACCCTGCACATTGTCGAGGTCGACGAGGACTTCTTCGAGTAGCTGCCCCTATGCCTCGAGGACGTATCCGCCTGTCACACCCGCAAGTGGACCGGGAACCGCCTAGCCTTCGCATGTGGGGGTTGATAGAGAGTTGCCGACAGTCCGGACAGTGCCGATGAGCAACTTCGCGTTCCTACGTGCCACCATTCCCACCCTGCACGCTGATGCTGCCCGGGCCGAGTCCTACCTTGCCTCTGATCCGCGCTCTGCGTGCTTCTACGCCCGCCGGACGGTCGAGGGCCTGGTAGACCACCTCTACGCCCTCAGGAGGCTTCCTGAGCCCTACCAGGACGATCTGGCGGCACGGACCAACGCCCCGGCCTTCCAGCAGCTGACCGGCCGGACGATCTCGCACAAGCTGAACCTGATCCGCAGGGCAGGGAACAGCGCTGTGCATGAAACGCGGGCTGTGGGGCAGGATCTGTCGCTGGCCGTCCTGCGGGAGCTGCACCACGTCCTGGTCTGGGCGGCATTCCACCACTCCCCCGCCCCCGAGGCGGTCGCGACTGCTGCCCGGTTCGACGCCTCTCTGGCGGCCAAGGCGGCCCCGCTGAGCCGCGATGAGCTGACCAGGCTGGCAGCGCGTCTGAAGGCCCAGGACGAGGCCCTGGCGAGGGTCCGGGCGGAACGCGACGAGGTCGCGGCCGCCAAGGATGCGGAGATCGCGAGGCTGCGGGCTGAGGTCGAAGCCGCGCAGGCAGCTGGCGCGGTGGCCGATGAGCATGACTACTCGGAGTCCGAGACCCGCGATCTGTTCATCGACCTACTTCTGCGGGAGGCGGGGTGGCCGCTGGTCGAAGCTCGGGATCGCGAGTTCGAGGTCACAGGTATGCCGAACGCCGAGGGTCGCGGGTTCGTGGACTACGTGCTGTGGGGAGCCGACGGGCTACCTCTGGCGGTGGTCGAGGCCAAGCGCACCACCAAGTCCCCACAGGTCGGCCAGCAGCAGGCCAAGCTGTACGCCGACTGCCTAGAGGCAACCTACGGGCGCCGCCCCGTCGTGTTCTTCACCAACGGCTACGAGCATTGGCTCTGGGACGACGTGGCAGGGTACCCGCCACGGGAGGTCCAAGGGTTCTTCACCGCTGACGAGTTGGAGTTGATGATCCAACGCCGCACGTCTCGCCGGGTGCTGTCGACGGCGGCGGTGGATACGTCGATCGCTGGGCGCCCGTATCAGGTGCGGGCGATCAAGGCGGTCGGTCAGGCGTTCGACCAGAAACAGCGCGACGCGCTGCTGGTCATGGCCACCGGGTCGGGGAAAACCCGCACCGTGATTGCGCTGGTGGACCAGTTGATGAAGGCCGGGTGGGTGAAGCGGGTCCTGTTCCTGGCGGACCGTACCGCTCTGGTGAACCAGGCCGTGGGCGTGTTCAAGGCGCAGCTGCCCAGCGTGGCCACGGTCAACCTGGTCACGGAGAAGTCCACCGACGGTCGGGTGTACGTGTCGACGTATCCGACGATGCTGAACTTGATCAACCAGGTCGACGACGGCGCCCGCCGGTTCGGCCCGGGCTACTTCGACCTGGTCATCATCGACGAGGCCCACCGGTCGGTCTACGCCAAGTACGGGGCAATCTTCGACTACTTCGACTCGCTGCTGATCGGCTTGACGGCCACCCCGAAGGACGAGGTCGACCACAACACCTACCGCCTGTTCCACCTCGAAGATGGCGTCCCCACCGACGCCTACGGACTGGACGAAGCCGTCGCCGACGGGTATCTGGTCCCGCCGCGCGGGGTCGACGTCGGGACGAAGTTCCTGCGCCAAGGCATCAAGTACGCCGACCTGTCCGAGGACGAGAAGGACCAGTGGGACACCCTCGACTGGGGCGAAGATGACCCGCCAGACGAGGTCGGCGCCGAGGAACTCAACCGCTTCCTGTTCAACGAGGACACCGTCGACAAGGTCCTCGCCACCCTCATGGACCACGGCCACAAGGTCGCCGGCGATGACCGGCTCGCCAAGACGATCATCTTCGCCAAGAGCCAGCGCCACGCCGAGTTCATCCAGGAGCGCTTCGACCTCAGCTGGCCCGAGCACGCAGGGCGGTTTGCCCGCGTCATCACCCACGGCACCCCCTACGCCCAGTCGCTGATCGACGACTTCTCCACCCCCCACAAGGCACCGCACATCGCGATCAGCGTCGACATGCTCGACACCGGCATCGACGTGCCAGATGTCGCCAACCTCGTCTTCTTCAAGATGGTCCGCTCCAAGACCAAGTTCTGGCAGATGATCGGTCGCGGCACCCGCCTCCGCCCCGACCTCTACGGTCCCGGGAACGACAAGCAGGACTTCCTCGTCTTCGACTTCTGCGGCAACCTGGAGTTCTTCGGCCACGACCTCCCAACCGTGGAGGGATCCACCCAGAAGTCCCTCACCCAGCGGATCTTCGAAGCACGCCTCGGCCTCGTCACCGCCCTGGACGACTCCGAACTTCGCGCCACGACCGTCGACTCGCTCCACGGATTCGTGACCGGGATGACGCTGGACAACGTCCTGGTCCGGCCCCACCGGCACGCCGTCGAGCGGTTCACCGACCGCGACTCCTGGACAGCCCTCACCCCAGGGGACGCGGAGGCCGCTCTCCCCCTCGGAGGCCTCCCTTCCGCCGTCACGGACCCGGACGAGGCCGCAAAGCGCTTCGACCTGCTCATCCTCCGACGACAGCTCGCCCAACTCCAAGGCGACGCCGTCACCGCCGAGCAGATCCGGGAAGCGGTCCAGAACATCGCCTCCTCACTGCTGAGCAAGACCGCCATCCCCTCGATTCAGCAGCAGGCGGTTCTGCTGGAAGAGGTCGCGAGCGACGAGTGGTGGGTCGATGTCAGCCTCGACATGCTCGAACTCGCGAGGCTGCGTCTGCGCGGCCTCGTGCGGCTCGTCGACCGCACCACCCGCACGCCGCTCTACACCGACTTCGAAGACACCCTCGGCGACCAGCGAGCCGTCCAACTCCCCGGCCTCACCCCCGGCACCGACCTCGCACGCTTCCGCGCCAAGGCCGCCGCCTACCTGCGACAGCACCAGGACCACGTCGCCCTTCAACGCCTGCGACGCAATAAGCAACTCACCGCTGCCGACCTGGACTCCCTCG containing:
- a CDS encoding DMSO/selenate family reductase complex A subunit, coding for MTELGGLVREVAESRLDRRSFVAWSAVVGGSAALTSCGTGTDNQPAPGENDAETRVWSACTVNCGSRCPLQLVVKDGTIVRIDPDDTGDDELGTQQVRACVRGRAIRQRIYSPERLTKPLRRTGKRGEDKWEEISWDEAFTLIADKLQQLIADYGNESIYLNYGTGVIGATIATSWPPRATAIARLMNCVGGYLDHYNDYSAGNIEAAVDFHYGYWQGSNSNDDTVNSKLVVMFGNNPHETRMSGGGEVFVTRKAKELSGHRVIVIDPRQSETAMNLADEWVPVRPGTDAALVAGMAHVMISENLHDKAFLDKYCSGFDEAHMPDGVPANMSYESYIMGRSEDGIEKTPEWAAAVTGYPADKIRALAREIATTKPCAVNQGWGIQRHSNGENQSRAPMMLAALIGQIGIPGGGTGERESSANIGMPGLPVLENPVRPVISFYRWTEAILNGKGWGYQQGVRDLQNLNSNANVKHDITLNSNIKFIWNYGSNSLVNQHGDINRTIEILSDESLCEMIVVIDNQMTVSARYADIVLPDVTTAEQSDIIQQGSAGNLGYSIFASRAIEPVGDSMPIYDQLTGIAEKLGVKEKFTEGRTQDEWLDWILDQARAGNIPDLPPNDEFKKMGMFRKTLEPVIGMKAFRDDPDANPLTTPSGKIELFSSNLYAMSLDWEMEEGNRIDPLPVYWQARELPGDPLQEKYPFQCIGHHYKARTHSSYGNSPWLKEAHPQNVWINDLDAKRRGIRNGDQVRVFNDRGETRLPAFVTKRIMPGVLSIPQGAWYKPTSVGGLDEGGSVNILTSLHPTPYAKGNGQHSALVDIERA
- a CDS encoding dimethyl sulfoxide reductase anchor subunit family protein, giving the protein MLHELPLVIFTIFAQMSVGSFVALGVIQLLGARVPAGTMEKVTRPALYAIGPLLVLGLAASTMHLGSPLRAPNAILHWQESWLSREILLGIAFLVLGAAFAITEWFKLFHFRLRQALAAATAVVGLLLVYAISQVYSLRTVPAWATSFTAIRFFTTTLLLGGLAVAAALVLTAFFRVRKGDVDESAMRLLTNSVRGIAFASLLLMAVKAIVWPFYTSWLANHPEPAAQESLRVLYEQYGVWSGVQAAAVLLGLALLGFLLYRLSGGHAGRRLLPTIALVTFAIVFIGEFVGRMLFYVSMVRTGI
- a CDS encoding TorD/DmsD family molecular chaperone; its protein translation is MDAVDLDRRAAALTVLSRLLLTAPSADVVAALRDPERLADWPTPEGAQEGLELLAASREDDEAIRIDHQRLFGGAGRAKANPFESVHRSREGLKFEAETLQVRAAYRELGLQAPRLNKEPDDHIGLELEFVAAAYLRAVELLDAGESAQDVLAVADRFIRDHLVQWAPNLFRMVVEGAETDFYRGVGYLGGALMEQLRAE
- a CDS encoding 4Fe-4S binding protein; this translates as MSEASHAAILRWLDAAEPAEITLSCAESPLPGAVILDRCLAEVPAAWVAELATHCPVRAAVDHCARPEVARSRLAELASVTTAITLDGGPSSGHPVRYTHPPARRRALFGLGSTTPAPSGTLAERLAAALSRLPLTLEAESPAARLRITRDCTACGLCARSCPHGALGFAVVEGVAAIHHKLDACQGDGTCVAVCPEDAIVRDGTHRWAEVRDHPVVEVTALPVLRCGKCNAPFADNSDTPSALCPVCRVTAAEPFGVHLTPTARALLERRRRGGADTR
- a CDS encoding DUF6457 domain-containing protein yields the protein MARPTDDIELWHAWLANATDEVGGSVAEIPIDALLDLAAAVANDVARPMAPVSAFVAGLAAGRGADAEAVASALTRLAKAWPEKGTGRNLPSSR